A window from Akkermansia muciniphila encodes these proteins:
- a CDS encoding EpsI family protein, whose protein sequence is MNIKTLKILIPPFLLAVMLGGIYLMPRKGEVQDSSISMNLPTGMSPDGWHGMRRQESEQERDILAPDTEFSKADYVQEIPISLDAPETAPVMCRVSIVKSGHDLNNSIHRPERCLPAQGHFNLTGTTVEVPVEGHGTIRMTKLKSQQNITPDEPQPVILDSMHYYVFIGHRHMTEDHLARTLMDMKDRVLYGEDQRWCYFQISTAYGDKIKVPEEEARKQTERLISQLLSQLVKWNELGM, encoded by the coding sequence ATGAACATTAAAACGCTCAAGATTCTTATCCCCCCCTTTCTCCTGGCCGTCATGCTCGGCGGCATCTACCTGATGCCGCGCAAGGGGGAGGTGCAGGATTCATCCATCAGCATGAACCTTCCCACCGGCATGAGTCCGGACGGCTGGCACGGCATGCGCCGGCAGGAGTCTGAACAGGAGCGGGACATTCTGGCCCCGGACACGGAATTTTCCAAGGCGGACTACGTGCAGGAAATCCCCATCAGCCTGGACGCCCCGGAAACCGCGCCCGTGATGTGCCGGGTCTCCATCGTTAAATCCGGCCATGACCTGAACAACTCCATCCACCGTCCGGAACGCTGCCTCCCGGCCCAGGGCCATTTCAACCTGACGGGCACCACGGTGGAGGTGCCCGTGGAAGGCCACGGAACCATCAGGATGACCAAGCTGAAATCCCAGCAGAATATCACTCCGGACGAGCCGCAGCCCGTCATTCTGGACAGCATGCATTATTACGTCTTCATCGGCCACCGCCACATGACGGAAGACCACCTTGCCCGCACCCTGATGGATATGAAGGACAGGGTCCTGTACGGCGAGGACCAGCGCTGGTGCTACTTCCAGATATCCACCGCATACGGGGATAAGATCAAGGTGCCGGAGGAGGAAGCCCGGAAACAGACGGAACGCCTCATCAGCCAGCTTCTTTCCCAGCTGGTCAAGTGGAATGAACTGGGCATGTAG
- a CDS encoding alpha/beta hydrolase encodes MYFQRTLNLLPRGSVPGYLAVFIGGFGDVAAGCLSRVEQRFSGFLPGVDHATAYYHWDGGGWGVFQDRCGNIAEELEKLRREHPGLPVVLVGHSYGGSCAVEVARRQDVQAAPLCLLTIDAVARRQKSMRPACVEWWGNAYLRDGGGFMDVVPRIGGRWGHCAGADVNLAFSGYRRDLSGHPYSHRRPAPMLYEAPAEEMPSLFQAASAWLEGKLAD; translated from the coding sequence TTAAACCTGCTTCCGCGCGGAAGCGTCCCCGGTTATCTGGCCGTATTTATCGGCGGTTTCGGGGACGTGGCGGCGGGGTGCCTGAGCCGTGTGGAACAGAGGTTTTCCGGCTTTCTGCCGGGGGTGGACCATGCCACGGCCTATTACCACTGGGACGGTGGAGGCTGGGGCGTGTTCCAGGACAGGTGCGGGAACATTGCGGAGGAGCTGGAAAAGCTGCGCCGGGAGCATCCCGGGCTGCCCGTGGTGCTGGTAGGGCACAGTTACGGCGGTTCCTGCGCGGTGGAGGTGGCCCGCAGGCAGGACGTGCAGGCCGCTCCCCTCTGCCTCCTGACGATAGACGCCGTAGCGCGGCGGCAGAAAAGCATGCGTCCGGCGTGTGTGGAATGGTGGGGAAACGCCTATCTGCGGGACGGCGGCGGCTTCATGGACGTGGTGCCCAGGATTGGCGGGCGCTGGGGCCATTGCGCCGGAGCGGACGTGAACCTTGCCTTTTCCGGATACCGGAGGGACCTGTCCGGGCATCCTTACTCCCACCGGCGCCCCGCCCCCATGCTGTATGAAGCCCCCGCGGAAGAAATGCCCAGCCTCTTTCAGGCGGCTTCCGCATGGCTGGAAGGAAAGCTTGCGGACTGA